The following coding sequences lie in one Aspergillus puulaauensis MK2 DNA, chromosome 3, nearly complete sequence genomic window:
- a CDS encoding asparaginase (COG:E;~EggNog:ENOG410PJCN;~InterPro:IPR036152,IPR006034,IPR004550,IPR027475, IPR027474,IPR020827,IPR027473,IPR040919,IPR037152;~PFAM:PF00710,PF17763;~SECRETED:SignalP(1-19);~antiSMASH:Cluster_3.13;~go_function: GO:0004067 - asparaginase activity [Evidence IEA];~go_process: GO:0006520 - cellular amino acid metabolic process [Evidence IEA];~go_process: GO:0006528 - asparagine metabolic process [Evidence IEA]), translating to MDFSLKTLAFSVLTTTSFASPLIYSRATNTSYTNANGLSFNHFNGSLPNVTILATGGTIAGTSDDETATAGYESGALGINKILSGIPEVFDIANVNAVQFDNVNSGDVSSGLLLNLTRTLQKTVCDDPTMSGAVITHGTDTLEESAFFIDTTVNCGKPIVFVGSMRPATAISADGPMNLLQGVTVAADKKAKERGAMVVLNDRIVSAFFATKTQANTVDTFKAYEQGNLGFIVSNMPYFYYPAVQANAKHTVDVAGVDSIPRVDILYAYEDMQSDLLYSAVKNGAKGIVVAGEGAGGISTGFAHAINNIVSANSIPVVLSHRTVNGEVPTAAITGDNEGSQIASGIFNPQQARVLLGLLLAEGKGLKEIRSVFMKATVA from the exons ATGGATTTCTCGCTCAAGACACTCGCCTTCTCAGTTCTGACTACTACAAGCTTTGCCTCTCCTTTAATATATTCACGGGCCACCAACACGTCCTATACCAATGCCAACGGCCTATCATTTAACCACTTCAATGGCTCCCTTCCTAATGTGACCATCCTAGCCACAG GTGGCACCATTGCCGGCACAAGCGACGATGAAACCGCAACAGCAGGCTATGAATCAGGCGCTTTGGGGATTAACAAGATTCTCTCGGGTATCCCCGAAGTCTTTGACATCGCCAACGTCAATGCCGTGCAGTTCGACAACGTCAATAGCGGAGATGTTTCTTCAGGCCTTCTCTTGAATCTTACCCGTACGCTGCAGAAAACGGTCTGCGACGACCCTACCATGTCTGGTGCGGTGATTACCCACGGCACCGATACGCTTGAGGAATCCGCTTTCTTTATTGACACGACTGTGAACTGCGGCAAGCCTATTGTATTCGTTGGCTCAATGCGCCCTGCCACTGCTATTTCCGCTGATGGGCCTATGAACCTTCTCCAGGGAGTGACTGTGGCTGCAGACAAGAAAGCCAAAGAGCGCGGTGCAATGGTTGTTTTGAATGATCGCATTGtctccgccttcttcgcgacGAAGACGCAGGCAAACACTGTGGACACATTCAAGGCATATGAGCAGGGCAACTTGGGATTCATTGTCTCGAACATGCCTTATTTCTATTACCCGGCTGTTCAAGCAAATGCAAAGCACACCGTGGATGTGGCAGGCGTCGATTCCATTCCCCGGGTAGATATTCTCTATGCATACGAGGATATGCAAAGTGATTTGCTCTACAGTGCTGTTAAGAATGGTGCGAAGGGGATTGTGGTCGCCGGCGAGGGCGCAGGGGGGATTTCTACAGGCTTCGCCCACGCCATAAACAACATCGTGTCCGCGAACAGTATCCCTGTTGTTTTGAGCCACCGGACAGTTAATGGCGAGGTCCCTACAGCTGCTATAACGGGAGACAATGAGGGGAGTCAAATTGCCAGTGGAATATTCAATCCTCAGCAGGCGCGGGTCTTGcttgggttgttgttggcggaaGGCAAAGGGCTGAAGGAGATTCGAAGTGTGTTCATGAAGGCGACAGTTGCCTAA
- a CDS encoding cytochrome P450 (COG:Q;~EggNog:ENOG410PHVR;~InterPro:IPR001128,IPR002403,IPR036396;~PFAM:PF00067;~SMCOG1034:cytochrome P450;~TransMembrane:1 (o6-24i);~antiSMASH:Cluster_3.13;~go_function: GO:0004497 - monooxygenase activity [Evidence IEA];~go_function: GO:0005506 - iron ion binding [Evidence IEA];~go_function: GO:0016705 - oxidoreductase activity, acting on paired donors, with incorporation or reduction of molecular oxygen [Evidence IEA];~go_function: GO:0020037 - heme binding [Evidence IEA];~go_process: GO:0055114 - oxidation-reduction process [Evidence IEA]) gives MELDINVAVLSALVAGLWAAMRIISNRKNAWIRVGPSPGPFRVKAKAASQYFRHHGRQIVRDGYQKHKGKNFVVQTANKEQLVIAPRFLPEIRMLPETKVSHAQVIIDNLVGEHIGAEMAMEGAQHIDAVRGPLTKNLNKLLPVMHREYIRTSEFAFNQIPKDSRQLNAYQFCYAAVSSITSTVLIGEDLAHYGGWDKIVMEYFPEAWRIREALWYWPRTLRPLVKPFLIRNNQLDAILTKAERFLEEPVRSRREPHSPDVDILKFLAEYNEPLGKIAMQIVGIITGALNTSTHALTQAVYDLCAHPEYIADIRAEAMDALASEGGQWTLGTTKKLHLLDSFLKESLRLLAPEGLAVTRVTTSSFGLSDGTWIPKGTYLAVAGQAMALDPEFYKEPEMFNGRRFLNADGLPISPELAFHAIEPGNGMWGAGRLTCPGRYYASALSKLIVANLVLKYDIAFPDGQTEGPAGTEDDANYLPNMTQNIVLTERL, from the exons ATGGAGTTGGATATCAACGTCGCGGTCTTATCCGCCCTCGTCGCTGGCCTCTGGGCAGCCATGCGCATCATTTCAAACAGGAAAAATGCCTGGATACGAGTAGGACCATCGCCAGGTCCCTTTCGAGTCAAGGCAAAAGCTGCATCGCAGTATTTCCGACACCACGGGCGGCAGATTGTGCGAGATGGATATCAAAAG CACAAAGGAAAGAACTTTGTTGTTCAGACCGCAAATAAGGAACAGCTTGTTATCGCGCCTAGGTTCCTACCTGAGATTCGCATGCTGCCTGAAACGAAGGTGAGCCATGCGCAGGTCATCATTGATAATTTGGTGGGCGAGCACATCGGGGCGGAAATGGCGATGGAGGGCGCGCAGCATATTGATGCGGTGCGGGGGCCTCTGACAAAGAATCTCA ACAAGTTGCTGCCTGTGATGCATCGAGAGTATATCCGGACGAGTGAGTTCGCTTTCAATCAAATCCCCAAAGATAGCC GCCAACTGAATGCCTATCAATTCTGCTACGCTGCCGTATCCAGTATCACATCGACAGTGCTGATCGGCGAGGACCTTGCGCACTACGGCGGCTGGGACAAGATCGTGATGGAGTATTTCCCCGAAGCCTGGCGCATCCGCGAAGCACTCTGGTACTGGCCCCGCACACTCAGACCACTGGTTAAGCCCTTCTTGATCCGAAATAACCAGCTGGATGCCATTCTGACGAAGGCGGAGCGGTTCCTGGAGGAGCCGGTCCGCAGTCGACGAGAACCGCATAGTCCGGATGTCGACATTTTGAAGTTTCTGGCTGAATATAACGAGCCCTTGGGGAAGATTGCGATGCAGATTGTGGGGATTATCACAGGGGCT CTAAATACGTCGACGCATGCTCTTACTCAAGCTGTCTATGACCTGTGCGCCCATCCAGAGTACATCGCCGACATCCGCGCCGAAGCCATGGACGCTTTAGCCAGTGAAGGCGGGCAGTGGACCTTAGGGACCACCAaaaagcttcatcttctcgacaGCTTTCTGAAAGAATCCTTACGTTTGCTGGCACCAGAGGGAC TGGCAGTCACCCGCGTCACAACATCCTCGTTCGGCCTGTCTGACGGGACATGGATCCCCAAAGGCACATATCTCGCCGTAGCCGGCCAAGCCATGGCGCTCGACCCCGAATTCTACAAGGAGCCGGAGATGTTCAACGGACGCCGCTTCCTCAACGCCGACGGGCTACCGATATCCCCTGAGCTCGCATTCCACGCGATCGAGCCCGGGAATGGCATGTGGGGGGCTGGGCGGCTCACTTGCCCGGGCAGATATTATGCTAGCGCGTTGAGCAAGCTGATTGTTGCTAACTTGGTGCTCAAGTATGATATAGCTTTTCCGGATGGGCAGACGGAGGGACCAGCTGGCACGGAGGATGATGCGAACTACTTGCCAAATATGACTCAGAATATTGTGTTGACGGAACGGTTGTGA
- a CDS encoding alpha/beta hydrolase family esterase (CAZy:CE1;~COG:G;~EggNog:ENOG410PVTH;~InterPro:IPR034429,IPR043595,IPR029058;~SECRETED:SignalP(1-21);~antiSMASH:Cluster_3.13;~go_function: GO:0030600 - feruloyl esterase activity [Evidence IEA]), whose protein sequence is MVQFMLLPAALALSLVTSVQAANSPGCGKQPTLASGVQNINDREYILQLPDGYDPAQPHHLIFALHWRGGNMNSIVDGQSVEPWYGLDTRAEGSAILVAPNGRDAGWANPNGEDVALIDAIIEQVEDDLCVDQSSRFSTGFSWGGGMSYALACARASEFRAVSVLSGGVISGCDGGSDPIAYLGIHGINDPVLPLDGGVTLAEQFAANNGCSPTEIGRPDAGSASSVRTDFTGCSRPVSFVAYDGGHDAAPLGVGNPLAPDATWEFFMAA, encoded by the coding sequence ATGGTCCAATTCATGCTCCTTCCTGCTGCTCTGGCACTGAGCCTTGTTACTTCAGTCCAGGCAGCTAACTCCCCAGGCTGCGGGAAACAGCCGACCCTCGCCAGCGGCGTGCAGAATATCAACGACCGCGAGTacatcctccagctcccgGACGGCTACgacccagcccagccccaTCACCTCATCTTCGCCCTGCATTGGCGCGGAGGCAACATGAACTCCATTGTCGATGGCCAAAGTGTCGAGCCCTGGTACGGCCTGGATACTCGGGCCGAGGGTAGCGCGATTCTGGTCGCCCCTAACGGCAGGGATGCAGGCTGGGCCAACCCCAACGGAGAGGATGTGGCCCTTATTGATGCTATCATCGAGCAGGTGGAGGATGACCTTTGCGTGGACCAAAGTTCTCGCTTCTCGACAGGTTTCAGCTGGGGTGGCGGGATGAGCTACGCACTTGCCTGTGCGCGGGCGAGCGAGTTCAGAGCTGTCAGTGTGTTGAGCGGTGGAGTTATTAGCGGCTGTGACGGTGGCAGCGACCCCATTGCTTATCTCGGCATCCATGGCATTAATGACCCGGTTCTGCCACTTGATGGAGGCGTAACATTGGCAGAGCAATTCGCGGCCAATAACGGGTGTAGCCCGACTGAGATTGGCAGGCCCGATGCTGGCAGTGCAAGTTCAGTTCGGACCGATTTTACTGGATGCTCGCGGCCGGTTTCGTTTGTTGCTTACGACGGAGGGCATGATGCGGCCCCTCTTGGTGTTGGAAACCCGCTTGCGCCGGACGCTACCTGGGAGTTTTTCATGGCTGCTTGA
- a CDS encoding uncharacterized protein (COG:I;~EggNog:ENOG410PKBI;~InterPro:IPR036250,IPR009100,IPR009075;~antiSMASH:Cluster_3.13;~go_function: GO:0016627 - oxidoreductase activity, acting on the CH-CH group of donors [Evidence IEA];~go_process: GO:0055114 - oxidation-reduction process [Evidence IEA]) — protein MAVRTGGPGGGGLLLLLVQLKNHPGVTVRPIKVGGGTTGGTSYIDVDDVKVPVKNLIGQEGEGMKMVMTNFNNDRLLIASGMAQSARVALSSAFAYVMKREA, from the exons ATGGCCGTGCGCACCGGGGGCCCTGGTGGAGGCGGCCTCTTGTTGCTCCTCGTGCAGCTGAAGAACCATCCGGGGGTGACCGTTCGCCCGATCAAAGTCGGCGGAGGGACCACGGGAGGCACCTCGTATATCGACGTGGACGATGTAAAGGTCCCGGTGAAAAACCTGATCGGACAG GAAGGCgaagggatgaagatggttaTGACTAACTTCAATAACGACCGACTTCTCATCGCCAGCGGCATGGCTCAGTCCGCTCGAGTGGCCCTGTCGTCCGCATTTGCGTATGTGATGAAGCGAGAGGCATAG
- a CDS encoding putative NRPS-like protein biosynthetic cluster (COG:I;~EggNog:ENOG410PV3I;~InterPro:IPR042099,IPR000873,IPR025110;~PFAM:PF00501,PF13193;~SMCOG1002:AMP-dependent synthetase and ligase;~TransMembrane:1 (i267-284o);~antiSMASH:Cluster_3.13): protein MIFHPPSWLPAISQELASARPVGDFVLHRLPGTTPEQKALVSAITQKGKTHRELAEDVEVLAAGLAHDLQWTPNEPAKGGKVIAVLSENTVDYHTYTWATHRLGGTSLLLHASTSPAENAKHLRHSHCNILIVSPALIEAGRAVVDNANLLELGKTLSPIPALDWPPEQAGSQIAYLCATSGTSGTQKLARITHHGIITNILQMNSIDSLTHNAGPEVVLGILPFSHVQGIIATLTHIYLCDQLIVHPTFDMKAALMSIQTHRINRLYVVPAILAALVGNPFLFKAFDLSSVDKVYVGAGSLGHDLYNKVKVAQPTWKITIGYGLTESSVGVTLSSPHEYLENSIGVLLPHYTGRLLREDGSEVDSFDEPGELLLASPNQAVGYLGDDEATAATFVDGWLHTGDVAIFRRSARGDSHLCIVDRLKDMIKVKGMQVSPVAIEDCLRQHPGVSAVAVIGVPDYLAGERPKAFVVPAKPAGEVEAEALFEEWDEYVQGKLTEPHWLRGRYELLDALPRTPSGKVTKGVLRQRNGNV, encoded by the exons ATGATATTCCATCCACCCTCCTGGCTGCCTGCCATTTCACAGGAATTGGCGTCTGCTCGCCCAGTGGGAGACTTTGTCCTTCACAGGCTACCCGGCACAACACCGGAACAGAAAGCCCTCGTCTCTGCCATCACGCAGAAGGGCAAAACACATCGAGAGCTCgcggaggatgtggaagTATTGGCAGCGGGCCTCGCTCACGACTTGCAATGGACTCCCAACGAACCGGCGAAAGGGGGAAAAGTAATCGCGGTCTTGTCAGAAAATACG GTTGATTACCACACGTACACCTGGGCTACACACCGTCTTGGAGGTACCagtctccttctccatgcCAGCACCTCCCCGGCCGAAAATGCGAAGCACCTGAGGCATAGCCACTGCAATATATTGATTGTGTCTCCGGCGCTGATCGAGGCTGGGCGTGCTGTGGTTGACAATGCCAAC TTGCTGGAATTGGGCAAGACCTTATCTCCTATTCCAGCGCTGGACTGGCCCCCTGAGCAGGCGGGCTCTCAGATTGCGTATCTATGCGCAACAAGTGGCACTTCCGGGACTCAA AAGCTGGCGCGCATCACTCACCACGGCATCATCACCAATATCCTTCAAATGAACTCAATCGATAGCCTAACCCATAACGCGGGGCCGGAAGTCGTCTTGGGCATTCTTCCCTTCAGTCACGTTCAAGGCATCATCGCGACGTTAACCCATATCTACCTGTGCGACCAACTCATCGTCCATCCGACGTTCGACATGAAGGCGGCGCTGATGTCCATCCAAACACACCGCATCAACCGGCTCTACGTGGTGCCGGCCATCCTTGCGGCCCTCGTCGGGAATCCGTTCCTGTTCAAGGCCTTTGACCTGTCATCTGTTGATAAGGTCTATGTTGGAGCTGGTAGTCTAGGGCATGATCTCTATAACAAAGTCAAGGTGGCACAGCCTACTTGGAAGATAACAATTGGCTACG GCCTGACCGAAAGCTCAGTAGGCGTGACACTAAGTAGCCCCCACGAGTATCTTGAGAATTCAATCGGAGTCCTCCTACCGCATTACACGGGTCGCCTCCTCCGCGAGGACGGCAGCGAGGTAGACTCCTTCGATGAACCGGGGGAGTTACTACTCGCATCGCCAAACCAAGCGGTCGGGTACCTGGGAGATGACGAGGCCACCGCAGCTACGTTCGTGGATGGGTGGCTGCATACAGGCGACGTCGCCATCTTCCGACGGAGTGCCCGCGGCGACAGCCACCTTTGTATTGTTGATCGTTTGAAGGACATGATTAAGGTCAAG GGCATGCAAGTTTCCCCCGTCGCCATCGAAGACTGTCTCCGGCAGCATCCGGGGGTCTCTGCCGTAGCTGTGATCGGAGTACCGGATTATCTAGCAGGGGAGAGGCCAAAGGCGTTTGTTGTCCCGGCAAAACCAGCTGGCGAGGTAGAGGCAGAGGCGCTCTTCGAGGAGTGGGATGAGTATGTCCAGGGCAAACTGACGGAGCCGCACTGGTTACGGGGACGCTATG
- a CDS encoding uncharacterized protein (COG:S;~EggNog:ENOG410PR55;~InterPro:IPR010730;~PFAM:PF06985;~antiSMASH:Cluster_3.13), whose product MDHLHHLDKAQDIHHPVEFPLVYRREIKYEGGRFFEYAEAVCDCGVSDHGPQHLIYDIANHADMIQSWLFFGILHEFSLTLRVVFRMEDFIQEGRDGQKYITTRNLPRYIWYWAAAEAHADPDEQAALARKKMIDRILHYMRTMANIFTDHGESDQENAMDHPVLIPISILGSTLDHVNSLLFGTAPGIWNVPLALRRLVNRAGWCHGEIEALVLAQFTPPSLYLLATHPKRPDGKDHSRCSRTRCFAYQLDESVYRTAHVTSNCACNYHAQEHIGPRVEEILRSGGIPACVLLSVPGDTQTQGITTDRGESTSLRVKVVDTSSIPTYVAISHVWSDGMGNTKGNTLPLCLWEDLQKRVQRLYPSDCAPVPFWIDTVCVPRERKMRDKAIRGLLRVYQAAEKVLVIDKSVQCLSLSTSSPFELLFRVAISPWTRRLWTFQEACLAKQLYYDFDDMPRDGYELIRLCTEMDAPTKLNANSIVGGVNTVNLSGVIPEHAPFVWLLARALAVDSNSVGRNTLSAFEFFRLGNSGFPSREDATLVDFIGRWGNVDPVFIDLSRPINDMRLLEHGWKTILSLEYQSPIDSRLDSSLSLPVRRCALLFVGLQGRMTSRRDDEAVCLANLMGIDPLPIVQASTPNQRMKALLLALGRIPGHILFNPYPRIQERGWRWAPQSFLNMGRYLNMENTRTARVDELGLVLRSPGIQLRLNDSVPDEADISISIGDRVYHLHLRTVDDEGAIMRYNRWKWFHNTLRLELCLIVGGVPQETFSREGAAIVSLEEETDDGEILFVNYWRYVEIEVGFEGADEDREPLHGEGEWIPGYQKWCIA is encoded by the exons ATGGATCATCTGCATCATCTCGACAAAGCCCAAGACATCCACCACCCAGTGGAATTTCCCCTCGTGTACAGGCGTGAAATAAAGTATGAGGGTGGTAGGTTCTTTGAATATGCGGAAGCTGTCTGTGACTGTGGCGTCAGCGACCACGGGCCCCAACATCTGATCTACGACATTGCAAACCATGCAGACATGATCCAGAGTTGGCTGTTCTTTGGCATTTTGCATGAATTCTCCCTGACCCTGAGAGTGGTATTTCGTATGGAAGATTTCATCCAGGAAGGCAGGGACGGTCAGAAATACATCACGACTCGAAATCTCCCTCGGTATATCTGGTATTGGGCCGCTGCGGAGGCTCATGCTGACCCTGACGAACAGGCAGCTTTGGCGCGCAAGAAAATGATTGATCGTATTCTCCACTACATGAGAACGATGGCGAATATATTCACAGACCATGGGGAGTCAGATCAGGAAAATGCAATGGATCATCCAGTCCTCATCCCGATAAGCATACTTGGGTCCACTTTAGACCATGTTAACTCTCTGCTGTTTGGAACAGCACCCGGCATTTGGAACGTGCCACTCGCTCTACGCAGACTGGTGAACCGGGCGGGGTGGTGTCACGGTGAGATCGAGGCTTTGGTGCTGGCTCAGTTCACCCCGCCATCGTTATATCTATTGGCTACGCATCCAAAAAGACCAGATGGCAAAGACCACAGCCGGTGCAGCAGGACAAGATGCTTTGCTTACCAGCTTGATGAGAGTGTGTATCGGACAGCGCACGTCACGAGCAATTGCGCATGTAATTATCATGCTCAAGAACACATTGGCCCTCGAGTAGAGGAAATTTTGAGAAGTGGCGGCATTCCCGCGTGCGTACTGCTATCAGTGCCGGGAGATACCCAAACACAAGGTATCACAACGGATAGAGGAGAATCTACCAGCTTGCGGGTGAAGGTCGTCGACACTTCCAGCATTCCG ACGTATGTTGCTATATCTCATGTGTGGTCGGATGGAATGGGTAACACCAAAGGGAACACTCTGCCGCTGTGCCTTTGGGAGGATCTTCAAAAACGAGTTCAAAGACTTTACCCCAGCGACTGCGCGCCTGTACCCTTTTGGATAGACACTGTGTGCGTGCCACGGGAGAGGAAAATGCGAGATAAAGCGATACGAGGCTTGTTGCGGGTGTATCAGGCCGCAGAAAAGGTGCTCGTGATAGACAAATCCGTCCAGTGCCTCTCTTTGAGTACATCGTCCCCCTTTGAGCTTCTGTTCCGTGTGGCCATTAGTCCATGGACTCGCCGGCTCTGGACATTTCAAGAGGCCTGCTTGGCCAAGCAACTCTATTATGACTTTGATGATATGCCACGTGACGGGTACGAGCTGATCAGGCTGTGCACTGAAATGGACGCACCAACAAAACTGAATGCCAACAGCATCGTGGGTGGCGTCAATACGGTTAATCTATCCGGCGTGATTCCGGAGCATGCCCCGTTCGTCTGGCTGCTAGCCAGAGCGCTGGCCGTGGACAGCAATTCCGTGGGTAGGAACACCTTATCTGCCTTTGAGTTTTTCAGATTAGGCAATTCTGGGTTTCCCAGCCGTGAAGACGCAACCTTAGTGGACTTTATAGGACGATGGGGAAATGTTGATCCAGTATTCATTGACCTCTCACGCCCGATTAACGACATGCGGCTCCTGGAGCATGGATGGAAGACTATATTAAGCCTCGAATACCAAAGCCCAATCGACTCCAGACTAGACAGTAGCTTGAGCCTTCCTGTACGCCGATGCGCGCTGTTGTTCGTTGGGCTTCAAGGCCGCATGACTAGCCGTCGCGATGACGAAGCAGTCTGCCTTGCCAACCTGATGGGTATAGATCCCCTTCCGATCGTTCAAGCATCAACGCCCAACCAGCGCATGAAGGCCTTGTTGCTGGCTTTGGGAAGGATTCCTGGACATATTCTATTTAATCCTTATCCGCGCATACAGGagagaggatggcgatgggcCCCCCAGAGCTTCCTGAACATGGGTCGTTATCTCAATATGGAGAACACTCGAACCGCGCGTGTGGATGAGCTCGGTCTGGTCTTGCGGTCTCCAGGGATCCAGTTGCGTCTTAACGACTCTGTACCTGACGAGGCCGACATTAGTATAAGCATCGGTGACAGAGTTTACCATCTCCACCTAAGGACtgtcgatgatgaaggcgCCATCATGAGATACAACAGATGGAAATGGTTTCACAACACCTTAAGGTTAGAGCTTTGCCTCATAGTGGGTGGCGTCCCTCAAGAGACATTCAGCAGGGAGGGCGCGGCTATAGTatcgctggaagaggaaactGATGACGGCGAAATTCTCTTCGTCAACTATTGGCGATATGTCGAGATTGAAGTCGGTTTTGAGGGCGCTGATGAGGACAGGGAGCCCCTCCATGGCGAGGGCGAATGGATACCAGGTTACCAGAAGTGGTGCATAGCGTAG
- a CDS encoding cytochrome P450 (COG:Q;~EggNog:ENOG410PIDJ;~InterPro:IPR001128,IPR036396;~SECRETED:SignalP(1-18);~SMCOG1034:cytochrome P450;~antiSMASH:Cluster_3.13;~go_function: GO:0005506 - iron ion binding [Evidence IEA];~go_function: GO:0016705 - oxidoreductase activity, acting on paired donors, with incorporation or reduction of molecular oxygen [Evidence IEA];~go_function: GO:0020037 - heme binding [Evidence IEA];~go_process: GO:0055114 - oxidation-reduction process [Evidence IEA]), protein MIAMLILILGIIAIVTYTIECVFSHLDDPREPRRVSPSFPLPVIGHLLGFARHGFDYYNYLCRNTNSEIYTVGILNFKVYITSSPRIAQLAQKVKTLSFTPLLQVHNKIHADMSEEATQAFCGDILASWSHSAKQALSPGPALNAQNLRMGNQALVEVTSLLKQDEIELLSWVKHAVVQATAAGLYGMRHPLKDPTIEEAMWVWDEHRLGHMVGIDPLGTGFRARAKVWDAFQNYFQNVPGDVSLLVKERQDILLKAGISEAEAARMQSTLCDAAYPNTVPTLFWTVHEIFSRPELLEVVRHEIYSNAVQRTGTGFVLDVAALKSNCQALLSAYQETQRTRHYQVAFRAITEDTVLDGHMLKKGNYLQILSKPTHHNPNIWGPDTSSFDPYRFIPGGTKTKISPSSFQPWGVPPHMCPARQFASTEILIITALLCCRVSLAAVSPKGWIREPTLRSMEIASLPRPKKNVRLRITERDDAVGTWAITMGDSKMRVPLASG, encoded by the exons ATGATCGCAATGTTGATACTCATCTTGGGTATAATTGCCATTGTCACCTACACTATCGAATGCGTCTTCTCCCACCTTGACGATCCACGAGAGCCTCGCCGCGTAAGTCCTAGCTTCCCTCTACCTGTCATCGGCCACTTGCTAGGCTTCGCTCGCCATGGCTTCGACTACTACAACTACCTCTG CCGAAATACAAATTCCGAGATATATACCGTCGGTATTCTGAATTTCAAGGTATACATCACTAGTTCCCCACGAATAGCACAGTTAGCGCAAAAGGTAAAGACGCTGTCATTCACACCACTACTCCAAGTCCATAACAAGATCCACGCGGACATGAGTGAGGAGGCGACTCAGGCTTTCTGTGGAGATATCCTAGCCAGCTGGAGTCACTCTGCTAAACAGGCGTTGTCGCCCGGTCCTGCATTGAATGCGCAGAACCTCCGGATGGGAAATCAGGCGCTTGTTGAGGTGACGAGTTTGTTGAAACAGGATGAAATCGAACTGCTTTCTTGGGTAAAGCATGCGGTTGTCCAGGCCACAGCAGCCGGTCTGTATGGCATGCGGCATCCGCTCAAGGATCCTACAATTGAGGAAGCGATGTG GGTCTGGGATGAGCACAGGCTCGGCCATATGGTGGGAATAGATCCCCTGGGCACAGGCTTTAGGGCTCGCGCCAAAGTCTGGGATGCATTCCAGAACTACTTCCAGAACGTCCCTGGCGACGTCTCATTGCTCGTGAAAGAGCGTCAGGATATTCTCCTTAAGGCCGGCATAagcgaagccgaagctgcGCGGATGCAGTCAACGCTCTGCGATGCCGCGTATCCAAATACCGTTCCGACGCTCTTCTGGACGGTGCACGAGATCTTCTCCCGTCCTGAGCTGCTGGAGGTTGTCCGTCACGAGATATACAGCAATGCCGTTCAAAGGACTGGCACAGGCTTTGTACTTGACGTCGCAGCCCTTAAGAGCAATTGCCAGGCACTGCTATCCGCCTACCAAGAGACACAACGAACAAGACACTACCAGGTTGCATTTCGTGCAATCACCGAAGATACCGTACTAGACGGGCATATGTTGAAGAAAGGCAACTATCTCCAAATCCTATCCAAGCCAACACACCACAACCCGAATATCTGGGGACCCGATACTAGCAGCTTCGACCCCTACCGCTTCATACCCGGCGGGACCAAGACGAAAATCTCCCCGAGCAGCTTCCAGCCGTGGGGGGTCCCGCCTCATATGTGTCCCGCGCGCCAGTTTGCCTCTACTGAGATACTAATTATTACGGCCTTGTTATGCTGCAGGGTTTCTTTGGCCGCGGTGAGCCCAAAAGGCTGGATTAGGGAGCCTACTCTCAGGTCGATGGAGATAGCATCTTTACCGCGCCCGAAGAAGAATGTGCGTCTTAGGATTACGGAGCGTGATGATGCAGTTGGGACCTGGGCAATAACTATGGGGGATAGCAAGATGAGGGTTCCTCTGGCGTCGGGATGA